A stretch of Mastacembelus armatus chromosome 1, fMasArm1.2, whole genome shotgun sequence DNA encodes these proteins:
- the g3bp2a gene encoding ras GTPase-activating protein-binding protein 2, whose amino-acid sequence MVMEKPSPLLVGREFVRQYYTLLNKAPDFLHRFYGRNSSYVHGGLDPSGKLAEAVYGQAEIHKKVMSLQFSECHTKIRHVDAHATLSDGVVVQVLGELSNNGQPMRKFMQTFVLAPEGSVANKFYVHNDIFRYEDEVFGDSEAELDEESEEEVEEEQEERQPSPEPLQESPNSTAYYEPHPVTNGVEEPMEEPAPEPEPEPEPEPKVEEIKPEADEKVLEEMEEKAPSPVPVESPPNTQEPPKTFSWASVTSKNLPPTGTVTSSGMSPHVKGPSSQPRVEAKPETQPAPLRPRDQRTRDRPAFTPRGPRPDGVASSESQTGKPHLSFVNKGGRGDAESGDMDSRRIVRYPDSHQLFVGNLPHDIDENELKDFFMTYGNVVELRINTKGVGGKLPNFGFVVFDDSDPVQRILGAKPIMFRGEVRLNVEEKKTRAVRERETRGGGDERRDVRRNERGPGSSRGIVGSGMMRERDGRGPPPRGGMAPKPGMGSGRGSGGQGEGRFTTQRR is encoded by the exons TCGTCCTATGTTCATGGAGGACTTGACCCAAGTGGGAAGCTGGCAGAAGCAGTGTACGGGCAAGCG GAAATCCACAAGAAGGTCATGTCCCTGCAGTTTAGTGAATGCCACACAAAGATCAGGCATGTGGATGCCCATGCCACATTGAGTGATGGGGTGGTGGTGCAAGTCCTTGGAGAACTGTCCAACAATGGTCAGCCCATGAGGAAGTTTATGCAAACTTTTGTGCTTGCTCCAGAG GGTTCAGTGGCAAACAAGTTCTACGTCCACAATGACATCTTCCGTTACGAGGATGAGGTGTTTGGAGATTCTGAAGCGGAACTTGATGAGG AATCAGAGGAGGAGGttgaagaggagcaggaggagaggcaGCCATCGCCTGAGCCACTTCAAGAAAGCCCCAACAGCACCGCCTATTATGAACCTCACCCTGTCAC TAATGGAGTTGAAGAGCCCATGGAGGAGCCAGctccagagccagagccagagcctgaaCCAGAGCCTAAAGTAGAGGAGATAAAGCCTGAAGCAGATGAGAAGGTtctggaggagatggaggagaaagcCCCATCACCAGTCCCTGTGGAGTCCCCACCAAACACCCAGGAGCCTCCCAAG ACTTTCTCCTGGGCCTCGGTGACCAGTAAAAACCTGCCTCCTACTGGCACAGTCACATCCTCTGGAATGTCGCCCCATGTTAAAGGTCCAAGCTCACAG CCCAGAGTTGAAGCCAAACCAGAGACGCAGCCAGCACCTCTTCGGCCAAGAGACCAGCGCACACGTGACAGACCAGCCTTCACTCCACGGGGTCCTAGACCTG ATGGTGTTGCTTCTTCTGAGTCACAAACGGGAAAGCCACATTTGAGTTTTGTTAACAAAG GTGGCAGGGGCGATGCTGAATCTGGTGACATGGACAGTAGGCGGATTGTCCGGTATCCTGACAGCCACCAGCTTTTTGTTGGCAACCTCCCACATGACATTGATGAGAATGAGCTCAAAGACTTTTTCATGA CATATGGAAATGTGGTGGAACTGCGTATCAACACCAAGGGTGTTGGTGGGAAGCTGCCCAACTTTGGATTTGTTGTCTTTGATGACTCTGATCCTGTGCAAAGAATCCTGGGGGCCAAG CCAATCATGTTTCGAGGTGAGGTGCGTCTGAatgtggaggagaaaaagaccAGGGCAGTGCGTGAACGAGAGACCCGTGGTGGAGGAGACGAGCGCCGGGACGTCAGGCGCAACGAACGGGGCCCTGGAAGTTCACGAGGCATTGTGGGCAGTGGGATGATGCGTGAACGTGATGGGAGGGGACCACCGCCTCGAGGTGGCATGGCCCCCAAACCTGGCATGGGCTCTGGAAGAGGCTCTGGTGGCCAGGGAGAGGGTCGTTTCACAACCCAGCGCCGCTGA